From one Rhodoferax sp. PAMC 29310 genomic stretch:
- a CDS encoding tripartite tricarboxylate transporter permease, which produces MDAMLSGLQMALTWHALLAVAVGSVVGVIFGAIPGLTFSMALALLLPFTFGMAATPAIALLMGVYIGGMTGGSVSAILLGIPGTPSAAATVFDGYPMALKGEASVALGGAVIASVFGGIFSLLVMMLLLEKVAGMAIKFGPAEIFALVLFGLSTICGLGERSMARGLVGGVLGLMLVIIGLDPIDGVARLTFGIVDLQQGVNLLVGMIGLFAVPQVISTFLDYGRLEAKSVGTDVRASLPSWRQLKSRFGLMLRCSAIGTAIGAIPGTGGPIAAFLAYDHARRFDPKPEGYGKGELSGVLAPESANNAVTGGTMIPLLSLGIPGDPATAVILGGMILHGLAPGPALFQTDLPAIYAIYIAIAISYIVTLVVQIWGIRWFVKVMSVPTHLMAVVIIVMCVLGSYAIRNSMFDVYLMAVMGLIGYVLKRLSIPVAPVVLGLVLGSTLENSFRTDLILNEGSYQGFLDSKVALSFFALTLLMIGGQMWSSRKKSPEVATA; this is translated from the coding sequence ATGGACGCAATGTTAAGTGGATTACAGATGGCGCTGACCTGGCACGCGCTCCTGGCTGTGGCTGTCGGCAGCGTAGTTGGTGTGATTTTTGGTGCCATCCCGGGACTGACCTTCTCGATGGCCCTGGCTCTGCTATTGCCTTTCACCTTCGGCATGGCTGCCACACCGGCGATTGCACTGCTAATGGGCGTCTACATCGGTGGAATGACCGGCGGGTCGGTTTCGGCCATCCTGCTCGGCATTCCGGGCACACCTTCGGCTGCAGCCACCGTCTTTGATGGCTATCCTATGGCGCTGAAGGGCGAGGCCAGCGTCGCGCTGGGCGGTGCAGTTATCGCGTCGGTCTTTGGCGGCATTTTCAGCCTGTTGGTGATGATGCTACTGCTGGAGAAGGTGGCCGGCATGGCCATCAAGTTCGGGCCGGCTGAGATCTTCGCGTTGGTTCTGTTTGGATTGTCGACAATTTGTGGATTGGGAGAACGATCAATGGCGCGAGGCCTGGTCGGGGGCGTACTCGGGCTGATGCTGGTGATCATCGGACTTGACCCGATTGACGGCGTCGCACGCCTGACCTTCGGCATAGTGGACCTGCAACAGGGAGTGAACCTGCTGGTGGGAATGATCGGTCTGTTCGCCGTGCCACAGGTGATTTCCACGTTCCTCGACTATGGCCGGTTAGAAGCAAAGTCTGTTGGAACGGACGTGCGTGCCAGCTTGCCCTCTTGGCGGCAGCTGAAGTCGCGCTTCGGCCTGATGCTGCGTTGCAGTGCCATTGGCACTGCAATCGGCGCGATCCCCGGTACCGGTGGGCCGATCGCGGCTTTTCTGGCCTACGACCACGCACGCCGCTTTGACCCCAAGCCTGAGGGATACGGTAAGGGTGAGCTGTCTGGTGTGTTGGCGCCCGAGAGCGCCAACAATGCCGTCACTGGCGGGACAATGATACCGCTGCTGAGCCTGGGCATTCCCGGTGATCCGGCCACAGCCGTCATCTTGGGTGGCATGATTTTGCATGGGCTCGCCCCAGGTCCGGCACTGTTCCAGACAGACCTGCCGGCGATCTATGCCATCTACATTGCTATCGCCATCTCTTATATCGTCACGCTCGTAGTGCAGATTTGGGGTATCCGGTGGTTCGTAAAGGTAATGAGCGTGCCAACGCACCTGATGGCGGTGGTCATCATCGTGATGTGTGTGCTGGGTTCTTACGCCATCCGCAATTCGATGTTCGACGTCTACCTGATGGCAGTCATGGGCCTGATCGGCTACGTGCTGAAGCGACTGAGCATCCCGGTGGCGCCGGTGGTGCTGGGCCTGGTGCTAGGCAGCACTTTGGAAAACTCGTTCCGTACGGACCTGATACTTAACGAAGGCAGCTACCAAGGCTTCCTCGACAGCAAGGTGGCACTCAGCTTCTTCGCGCTAACGCTCCTGATGATCGGCGGGCAGATGTGGTCGTCGCGCAAGAAGAGCCCAGAGGTTGCGACAGCCTGA
- a CDS encoding XdhC family protein, whose amino-acid sequence MDSLDLQVLYKARDWFRDGHRVWLVTVIETWGSAPRPPGALLCLRSDGQVVGSVSGGCVEDDLIERVRTGERVTRPSLITYGVSKEEASRFGLPCGGNLRLVQEPLLSANWIDDILSLTARHCLVARTLDLDTGEVKVETAARGEKFEFDGTRLRALFGPRWRLLIVGAGQLSQVLAQMALALDFEVICCDPREEYHLTWDVSGTTFSKEMPDDLVLQLALDPHSAVVALTHDPKLDDMVLLEALKSPAFYIGALGSRGNTAARKQRLAMFDLSPAEIGRLHGPVGLDLGGNTPTEIAVSIAAEIVAVKNGVALVQKKKGSSLPLTIGGEFTISS is encoded by the coding sequence ATGGATAGTTTGGATTTGCAGGTGCTGTACAAAGCACGCGATTGGTTTCGCGACGGTCACCGCGTGTGGCTTGTCACCGTTATCGAAACCTGGGGCTCTGCGCCGCGTCCACCCGGAGCCCTGCTGTGTCTGCGCAGCGACGGCCAGGTGGTAGGTTCAGTTTCGGGTGGCTGCGTCGAGGACGACCTGATTGAACGTGTTCGCACCGGCGAGCGGGTCACAAGGCCGTCGCTGATCACCTACGGCGTCTCCAAGGAAGAGGCCTCACGCTTCGGTCTTCCCTGCGGCGGCAACTTACGCTTGGTACAGGAGCCCCTGCTCTCTGCCAACTGGATCGATGACATTCTGAGCCTCACAGCGAGGCATTGTTTGGTGGCGCGCACGCTGGATCTCGACACCGGCGAGGTGAAGGTGGAAACCGCTGCGCGAGGTGAGAAGTTCGAGTTCGACGGTACCCGGCTGCGCGCACTGTTCGGCCCGCGCTGGCGGTTGCTGATCGTTGGTGCCGGTCAGCTGTCGCAGGTGCTGGCACAAATGGCATTGGCGCTGGACTTCGAGGTGATCTGCTGCGACCCTCGCGAGGAATATCACCTCACTTGGGACGTTAGTGGCACCACCTTCAGCAAGGAGATGCCAGACGACCTTGTGTTGCAGCTGGCGCTGGACCCGCACAGTGCGGTGGTCGCGTTGACGCACGACCCCAAGTTGGACGACATGGTGCTCTTGGAGGCGCTCAAGTCGCCGGCCTTCTACATCGGCGCGCTCGGTTCGCGCGGCAACACGGCGGCGCGTAAGCAGCGGCTGGCGATGTTCGACCTGTCGCCGGCAGAGATCGGGCGCCTGCACGGCCCGGTGGGGCTAGACCTTGGCGGAAATACACCGACCGAGATCGCCGTGTCGATCGCAGCGGAGATCGTCGCGGTGAAAAACGGGGTTGCGCTGGTGCAAAAAAAGAAGGGCTCTTCATTGCCGTTGACCATTGGGGGAGAGTTCACAATCAGTTCCTGA
- the gltA gene encoding citrate synthase → MKLADNKATLSFSNGSPSIDMPVYSGNIGPDVIDVRKLYADSGMFTYDPGYLSTASCQSGITFIDGDKGELLYRGYPIEQLADKADFLDTCYLLLNGELPVGQQSKDFHKLINQHTMVNEQMQFFLRGFRRDAHPMAVLTGLVGALSAFYHDSTDINNPEHRHIAAIRLIAKMPTLVAMAYKYGLGQPYMYPQNNLSYAGNFLRMMFGTPCEEYVVNPVLERAMDRIFTLHADHEQNASTSTVRLCGSSGTNPFAAIAAGVACLWGPAHGGANEACLKMLGEIQDSGGVAKVGEFMEKVKDKNSGVKLMGFGHRVYKNYDPRAKLMQKTCDEVLKELGLENDPLFKLAKELERIALEDEYFVSRKLYPNVDFYSGVVLSAIGIPVNMFTGIFTLARTVGWIAQLNEMISDPEYKIGRPRQLYTGSVRRNVQR, encoded by the coding sequence ATGAAACTCGCCGATAACAAAGCCACCCTGTCATTCTCCAACGGCAGCCCGAGCATCGACATGCCCGTCTACTCGGGAAACATCGGCCCGGACGTCATCGACGTCCGCAAGCTGTACGCGGACAGCGGCATGTTCACCTACGACCCGGGTTACCTGTCTACCGCCTCTTGTCAATCGGGTATCACCTTCATCGACGGCGACAAGGGCGAATTGCTTTACCGCGGCTACCCCATCGAACAACTGGCCGACAAGGCCGACTTCCTGGACACCTGCTATTTGCTGCTTAACGGCGAATTGCCCGTAGGCCAGCAAAGCAAGGACTTCCACAAGCTGATCAACCAGCACACCATGGTCAATGAGCAAATGCAGTTCTTCCTGCGGGGCTTTCGCCGGGACGCGCACCCCATGGCCGTGTTGACAGGTCTTGTCGGCGCACTCTCGGCCTTCTACCACGACAGCACCGACATCAACAACCCAGAGCATCGCCACATCGCCGCGATCCGCCTGATCGCCAAGATGCCCACCCTGGTGGCTATGGCTTACAAGTACGGCCTTGGCCAGCCCTACATGTACCCACAGAACAACTTGAGCTATGCGGGTAATTTCCTGCGCATGATGTTTGGCACCCCGTGCGAAGAATATGTGGTCAACCCCGTGCTCGAGCGCGCCATGGACCGCATCTTCACACTGCATGCAGACCACGAGCAAAACGCCTCGACATCGACTGTGCGCCTGTGCGGCTCGTCCGGCACCAACCCCTTCGCGGCCATTGCTGCGGGCGTGGCCTGCCTGTGGGGCCCTGCCCACGGCGGGGCCAACGAAGCTTGCCTGAAAATGCTCGGAGAAATTCAAGACAGCGGTGGAGTGGCCAAAGTCGGCGAGTTCATGGAGAAGGTCAAGGACAAGAACAGTGGCGTCAAGCTCATGGGCTTTGGTCACCGCGTGTACAAGAACTACGACCCGCGCGCCAAGCTCATGCAAAAAACTTGCGATGAAGTCCTGAAGGAACTCGGACTAGAAAACGACCCGCTGTTTAAGCTGGCCAAAGAGCTCGAAAGAATCGCGCTGGAAGACGAATACTTCGTCAGCCGCAAGCTTTACCCCAACGTGGACTTCTATTCCGGCGTTGTGCTGAGCGCCATCGGTATTCCGGTGAACATGTTCACGGGTATCTTCACCTTGGCCCGCACAGTCGGCTGGATCGCCCAGCTGAACGAAATGATCAGCGACCCCGAGTACAAAATCGGCCGCCCCCGCCAGCTGTATACCGGCTCCGTTCGCCGCAATGTGCAGCGTTGA
- a CDS encoding tyrosine-type recombinase/integrase encodes MDSLNQTVSPLRQRMLEDMRMRQLAPKTQSAYIRAVSRFGEFLGKSPHTASIEDLRRFQLPMVDAGTSPITLNATITGLTFLFDVTLDRKDAMAKMQSVRIPHKLPVVLSKEEVARLIAAVGHIKHQTALSVAYGTGLRVGEVVALKVGDIDSQRMTLRVQQGKGRKDRYAMLSPILLERLRVWWRVAHAQGKMLDGGWLFPGLDPLEALSTRQLNRAVHEAAAVAKIDKRVSMHSLRHAFATHLLEQKEDIRVIQVLLGHKRLDTTALYTQVATEILREVISPLETLRPS; translated from the coding sequence ATGGATTCATTGAATCAAACCGTCTCCCCATTGCGCCAACGCATGCTTGAGGACATGCGCATGCGTCAACTCGCGCCCAAGACCCAATCGGCCTATATCCGTGCGGTCAGTCGGTTCGGCGAATTCCTGGGGAAGTCCCCTCACACCGCCAGCATTGAAGACCTGCGCCGCTTTCAACTGCCCATGGTGGACGCTGGAACCTCGCCCATCACGCTCAACGCAACAATCACCGGATTGACGTTCCTCTTCGACGTCACGCTCGATCGCAAGGACGCGATGGCCAAGATGCAGTCCGTACGCATTCCCCACAAGCTGCCGGTGGTTTTGAGCAAAGAAGAGGTGGCCAGGTTGATTGCGGCGGTGGGCCACATCAAGCACCAGACGGCACTCTCAGTGGCCTACGGTACGGGTCTGCGTGTCGGTGAAGTGGTAGCACTCAAGGTCGGCGACATTGACAGCCAACGCATGACGCTGCGCGTGCAGCAGGGCAAAGGTCGCAAAGACCGCTATGCCATGCTTTCCCCAATACTGCTGGAGCGCCTGCGCGTTTGGTGGCGTGTGGCACACGCCCAAGGCAAGATGCTCGATGGTGGCTGGCTGTTTCCGGGCCTGGACCCGCTTGAAGCGCTGAGCACCCGCCAGCTCAACCGTGCCGTGCACGAAGCCGCCGCTGTCGCCAAAATTGACAAGCGCGTCTCCATGCACAGCCTTCGCCACGCCTTTGCGACGCATCTGCTGGAACAAAAGGAGGACATCCGGGTGATTCAGGTGCTGCTGGGACACAAGCGCCTGGACACCACGGCACTGTATACGCAGGTGGCCACCGAAATCCTGCGCGAAGTGATCAGTCCATTGGAAACCCTGCGACCCTCGTAA
- a CDS encoding IS91 family transposase, with amino-acid sequence MGHSALEVADIFRLHGPAFRVAQASHLSLGQLKVMSAIEQCRTAALGGHVLGCSDCGHIEVAYNSCRNRHCPKCQASAAKRWLEAREADLLPVDYYHVVFTLPAPISDIAYYNKAVIYGLLFEIAAEVLTTIAADPKHLGAQVGVTLVLHTWGSALTHHPHVHGIVPGGGLSPDGKRWVACKPGFFLPVRVLSSLFRRRFLEALQEAYRAGKLQFFAESCALADPKAFAKWLAPMGKCKWVVYAKRPFAGPQAVLAYLSRYTHRVAIANSRLVCLDERGVSFRWKDYRDKGDQDKPRHKTMTLSVEEFIRRFLLHVLPGGFHRIRHFGILANNARKEKIALARELLNAAPATAVMVAAEANANVADIPADLIRANFVCKHCQGQMTLIEVIVRGQSIRAPPLVRGVA; translated from the coding sequence ATGGGTCACAGCGCCCTGGAGGTTGCGGACATCTTTCGCCTGCACGGGCCGGCCTTTCGCGTAGCCCAAGCCTCTCACCTGAGCCTGGGTCAGCTCAAGGTCATGTCCGCCATCGAGCAGTGCCGCACCGCGGCGCTGGGAGGGCACGTGCTTGGCTGTTCCGACTGCGGGCACATTGAGGTGGCCTACAACTCCTGCAGAAATCGGCATTGCCCCAAGTGCCAGGCCAGCGCAGCCAAACGCTGGTTGGAGGCTAGAGAGGCTGATCTCCTGCCGGTGGACTACTACCACGTTGTATTTACTTTGCCTGCACCCATCAGCGACATCGCCTATTACAACAAGGCTGTGATTTATGGCCTGCTGTTTGAGATTGCCGCTGAAGTCCTCACAACGATTGCAGCGGACCCCAAGCACCTTGGCGCACAGGTGGGCGTGACGCTGGTGTTGCACACCTGGGGGTCGGCGCTCACGCACCATCCTCATGTGCATGGCATTGTTCCCGGCGGCGGGCTCTCGCCAGACGGCAAGCGTTGGGTTGCCTGCAAGCCGGGGTTCTTCCTGCCGGTGCGGGTTCTCTCAAGCCTGTTTCGTCGGCGCTTCCTGGAGGCGCTGCAAGAGGCCTACCGTGCGGGCAAGCTGCAGTTCTTTGCAGAGAGCTGCGCACTGGCCGACCCCAAGGCCTTTGCCAAGTGGCTGGCACCAATGGGCAAATGTAAGTGGGTGGTCTATGCCAAGCGGCCGTTTGCTGGCCCGCAGGCGGTGTTGGCGTATCTGTCTCGCTATACGCACCGGGTGGCCATCGCCAATTCTCGCCTGGTCTGCCTGGATGAGCGTGGCGTGAGCTTTCGCTGGAAAGACTATCGGGACAAGGGCGACCAAGACAAGCCACGTCACAAGACGATGACACTGAGCGTTGAAGAGTTCATACGCCGCTTCTTGCTGCACGTGCTGCCCGGCGGGTTTCACCGCATCCGTCACTTCGGAATTCTGGCCAACAACGCTCGCAAAGAGAAGATTGCGCTTGCGCGTGAGTTGTTGAATGCCGCGCCCGCGACCGCGGTGATGGTGGCAGCAGAAGCCAACGCTAATGTTGCGGACATACCGGCGGATCTGATCCGAGCGAACTTCGTTTGCAAACACTGTCAGGGGCAGATGACCCTCATTGAAGTCATTGTGCGGGGGCAGTCCATTCGTGCCCCACCGTTGGTGCGAGGTGTTGCATGA
- a CDS encoding ArdC family protein → MKSTIDLYQSVTDAIIAALEAGTPPWVCPWNRVQGSLLPANLSTGRQYRGINTLLLNVQAMTQGYALNRWLTFQQARALGACVRRGETGSPIVFFKMLECDGTPRAANDTPARKVIPLLRSFTVFNAAQVDGLPEALTATPAPPEDGSPIDAAETLMAQSGAVIRHGGDRAFYRPGDDVIQLPLPTQFSQASSYYATALHELSHWTGHPTRCNRLLSGRQHIEAYAFEELVAEMGSAFLSSHCGLPGELQHASYIASWLTALRSDKRLIFTAASLAQKAADFLLPTQSTEPNPQAKAVTALA, encoded by the coding sequence ATGAAATCGACTATCGACCTTTATCAGTCCGTCACGGACGCCATCATTGCGGCCCTCGAAGCGGGCACACCACCGTGGGTTTGCCCCTGGAACCGGGTGCAGGGGAGCCTGCTGCCTGCCAATCTGAGCACCGGGCGCCAGTACCGTGGCATCAACACGCTGCTACTCAATGTGCAGGCCATGACTCAGGGCTATGCCCTGAATCGCTGGCTGACCTTTCAACAAGCCCGCGCTCTCGGTGCCTGTGTCCGCCGTGGCGAGACGGGCAGTCCTATCGTGTTCTTCAAGATGCTGGAGTGCGATGGCACCCCACGCGCTGCCAACGACACCCCTGCCCGCAAGGTGATCCCGCTGCTGCGCAGCTTCACCGTATTCAACGCCGCTCAGGTCGATGGTCTGCCTGAGGCACTGACTGCCACACCGGCACCACCAGAGGACGGGAGCCCCATTGACGCCGCTGAAACGCTAATGGCGCAATCAGGGGCAGTCATCCGCCACGGGGGTGACCGCGCGTTTTACCGTCCGGGCGACGACGTGATTCAGTTGCCACTCCCCACTCAGTTCTCACAGGCCAGCAGCTATTACGCGACGGCCTTGCATGAGCTCAGCCATTGGACGGGTCACCCGACTCGTTGCAATCGCCTTCTATCTGGGCGTCAGCACATCGAAGCCTATGCCTTTGAGGAGCTGGTGGCCGAGATGGGTTCTGCGTTCCTGAGCAGCCATTGCGGGCTACCGGGTGAGTTACAGCATGCGAGTTACATCGCCAGCTGGCTCACTGCCCTGCGCAGTGACAAGCGTTTGATCTTTACGGCGGCCTCACTGGCACAAAAGGCAGCTGACTTTCTGCTGCCGACTCAATCCACCGAGCCCAACCCACAAGCCAAGGCGGTAACTGCCTTGGCTTAA
- a CDS encoding DUF1071 domain-containing protein — protein sequence MSTNTGNYFATLNAINVSAHVEKKGGFSYLSWPFAVAQLRLADPTATWEVRRFDGLPYLVTDAGVFVEVAVTVQGVTLSQIHPCLDGRNRPLLAPNSFEINSSLQRCLVKAIALHGLGLYIYAGEDLPQPVADAANDPAPVIRADVKRAGATISGPQQANIHKLVIETGTDLNRLLEHFGVAALKDLPSAEFSRVVRSLEKRRVA from the coding sequence ATGAGCACCAACACGGGCAATTACTTTGCCACTCTCAATGCCATCAACGTCTCGGCACATGTCGAGAAGAAAGGTGGCTTCAGTTACCTCAGCTGGCCATTTGCCGTGGCACAGCTGCGCCTGGCCGATCCCACGGCCACCTGGGAAGTGCGTCGCTTTGACGGGCTGCCCTATCTGGTGACAGACGCTGGCGTGTTCGTTGAAGTGGCCGTGACGGTGCAAGGCGTCACGCTGAGCCAAATTCACCCCTGCCTGGATGGGCGCAACCGGCCCTTGCTGGCACCCAATTCGTTCGAGATCAATTCCAGCCTGCAGCGCTGCCTGGTCAAGGCCATCGCACTGCATGGCCTGGGCTTGTACATCTATGCCGGCGAAGACCTGCCGCAACCAGTAGCCGATGCAGCCAATGATCCGGCACCGGTCATCCGCGCGGATGTCAAGCGCGCAGGGGCGACTATCTCAGGCCCCCAACAGGCCAACATTCACAAACTCGTGATCGAGACTGGCACGGACCTGAATCGCCTGCTGGAGCACTTTGGCGTTGCAGCGCTCAAGGACTTGCCCAGCGCTGAGTTCAGCCGCGTCGTTCGTTCATTGGAAAAAAGGAGAGTCGCATGA
- a CDS encoding lambda-exonuclease family protein produces the protein MKIIQLTQGSQAWLDYRRTMRNASETAAVLGVSPWCTPYQLWLLKTGRAQNSTNVAMQRGTDLEPAARLAYEAETGNIMQPLVLQDGLYSASLDGMTLEGDLIVEIKCPYRGQDSALWREVKAGYVPDHYAAQIQHQMMVSGATLAHLYVFDGTQGLLRPVAPIDHAVQRIRDGWDQFQIYLDTDTPPPLTDADTVQREDADWVAAATAFSAAKLAADLADDVVAKAREALVALAQHPKESGGGVSVTRFWKQGSVSYAKVPELKGIELDKYRGKTREEVRVTTM, from the coding sequence ATGAAGATCATTCAACTGACCCAAGGCAGCCAAGCCTGGCTGGATTACCGGCGCACCATGCGCAATGCCAGCGAAACCGCTGCCGTTTTGGGCGTCAGCCCATGGTGCACTCCGTACCAACTTTGGCTACTCAAGACAGGCCGGGCTCAAAACTCGACCAATGTCGCCATGCAGCGTGGCACCGACCTGGAGCCTGCGGCTCGATTGGCCTATGAGGCCGAGACGGGCAACATCATGCAGCCGCTGGTGCTACAGGATGGTCTGTATTCGGCTAGCCTGGATGGCATGACCCTGGAGGGAGACCTGATCGTCGAGATCAAGTGTCCGTACCGGGGACAAGACTCCGCGCTGTGGCGTGAAGTCAAGGCCGGCTACGTGCCTGACCATTACGCGGCGCAGATACAACATCAAATGATGGTGTCCGGCGCAACACTGGCACATCTCTATGTGTTTGATGGCACACAAGGCCTGCTCAGGCCAGTCGCCCCCATTGACCATGCGGTGCAGCGTATTCGGGATGGCTGGGATCAGTTTCAGATTTATCTAGATACGGATACACCGCCGCCATTGACGGATGCAGACACGGTGCAGCGGGAGGATGCGGACTGGGTTGCGGCTGCAACCGCCTTCTCTGCCGCCAAGCTGGCCGCTGATCTGGCTGATGACGTGGTGGCCAAGGCCCGTGAGGCATTGGTGGCGCTTGCGCAACACCCCAAGGAATCGGGAGGTGGTGTGTCGGTGACGCGGTTCTGGAAGCAAGGCAGCGTCAGCTATGCCAAAGTGCCAGAGCTCAAGGGTATCGAGCTGGACAAATACCGGGGCAAGACGCGGGAGGAAGTGAGGGTCACCACCATGTGA
- a CDS encoding MerR family transcriptional regulator: MEKSLPPIPVKRYFTIGEVGDLCGVKPHVLRYWEQEFTQLRPMKRRGNRRYYQHHEVLMIRRIRDLLYDQGFTISGARNKMQEILQSERNHKPAFPNLLEGVEVTEGSDSDFLSLEAGDAKAPLDGLDDRWQMIERELFEIRNLLLHPS; the protein is encoded by the coding sequence ATGGAGAAATCCCTCCCCCCAATCCCCGTTAAGCGCTATTTCACTATAGGTGAAGTTGGTGATCTTTGTGGCGTCAAACCTCATGTCCTGCGGTATTGGGAGCAGGAATTTACGCAACTACGCCCCATGAAACGACGGGGAAATCGTCGTTACTATCAACACCATGAAGTACTGATGATCCGCCGGATTCGAGATTTGCTCTACGATCAAGGGTTTACGATCAGCGGCGCTCGCAATAAAATGCAGGAGATCCTTCAGTCTGAGCGAAATCACAAGCCTGCCTTTCCAAATTTGCTTGAAGGCGTTGAGGTTACAGAGGGGTCCGATTCAGATTTCCTGTCACTGGAGGCGGGTGACGCCAAAGCGCCCCTTGATGGACTTGATGATCGATGGCAGATGATAGAGCGTGAGCTTTTTGAAATTCGCAATCTCCTCTTGCATCCGTCATGA
- a CDS encoding integration host factor subunit alpha, translating to MDMSVESLETPALTKAQLSDLLFEQIGLNKRESKDMIDAFFDLISGSLVDGNDVKISGFGNFQIRTKAPRPGRNPRTGEAIPIKARRVVTFHASHKLKEQIQEECRPLSILQPPTSSF from the coding sequence ATGGATATGTCCGTAGAAAGTCTGGAGACACCTGCATTGACGAAGGCGCAATTGTCGGACCTTTTGTTTGAGCAGATTGGTTTGAACAAGCGAGAGTCAAAGGACATGATTGATGCTTTTTTTGATTTGATCTCGGGCAGTCTGGTGGATGGCAATGACGTCAAAATTTCCGGCTTTGGAAATTTTCAAATTCGCACAAAGGCACCACGTCCAGGGCGAAACCCCAGAACTGGGGAGGCCATCCCGATTAAAGCCCGACGCGTGGTGACGTTTCACGCCAGTCACAAGCTGAAAGAGCAAATACAGGAAGAGTGTAGACCTCTGTCGATCCTCCAGCCTCCAACTTCGTCTTTTTGA